The Quercus robur chromosome 7, dhQueRobu3.1, whole genome shotgun sequence genome has a segment encoding these proteins:
- the LOC126692061 gene encoding UPF0481 protein At3g47200, translating into MGSNSVDKNSSHIVSIWEVNKDRLDKMHEKISQNPRLLSKAAGKRTCCIFRVPKSLIDINGNSYQPHIVSIGPYHRGEPHLQMIEEHKWRYLGSLLSKTKIIGLTLEDYLKSIHPLEKEARECYSETIHLSSNEFLEMMVVDGCFILELFRKVDNHIRYDPDDPLITMAWILPFIFRDFLRLENQIPYFILERLFEVTKLPQEESGPSLSLLALRFFNYIMQRQDDIIESHHDLKGLHLLDMVRSSFFPPDQLECAERVKTPTHIIHCVSKLRRSGIRLNPIKADSFLVVKFRHGVIEMPTITIDDFMTSFLMNCVAFEQCHNSCSKHITTYATFLDCLVNTSRDVEYLSDQNIIDNHFGNEAEVARFINNLGKDVAFDIDMCYLSKLFEDVHHYYRNSRHVQWASFKYTYFDTPWSFISALAAFVLLILTLAQTFYTVIGYVKPNKG; encoded by the coding sequence ATGGGAAGCAATTCTGTAGATAAAAATTCAAGTCACATAGTGAGCATTTGGGAGGTCAACAAGGATCGCCTAGACAAGATGCACGAGAAGATCTCCCAAAACCCAAGGTTACTAAGCAAAGCCGCAGGTAAAAGAACATGTTGCATCTTCAGAGTCCCCAAGAGCTTAATCGACATCAATGGCAACTCGTATCAACCTCACATCGTCTCCATCGGCCCCTATCACCGTGGCGAGCCTCACCTACAAATGATCGAGGAGCACAAGTGGAGGTACCTAGGTTCTTTGCTCTCTAAGACCAAAATTATAGGTTTAACCTTAGAGGACTACTTGAAAAGCATACACCCACTTGAAAAAGAAGCTAGAGAGTGTTATTCTGAGACCATTCACCTCAGCTCCAATGAGTTCCTAGAAATGATGGTTGTTGATGGTTGTTTTATATTGGAGTTGTTCCGCAAGGTTGACAATCACATAAGGTACGATCCCGATGACCCTCTCATCACTATGGCCTGGATATTACCTTTTATCTTCAGAGACTTTCTCAGGCTTGAAAATCAAATTCCATATTTCATTTTGGAACGTTTATTTGAGGTTACAAAATTGCCTCAAGAGGAGTCTGGTCCATCCTTGTCCTTACTCGCTTTGCGATTCTTCAACTACATAATGCAAAGACAAGACGATATCATAGAGAGTCACCACGATCTTAAAGGCTTGCATTTGCTTGACATGGTTCGCTCAAGTTTTTTCCCACCCGATCAGCTAGAATGTGCAGAACGAGTCAAAACTCCAACCCATATCATCCACTGTGTCTCGAAGCTACGCCGTTCGGGGATTAGGCTGAATCCAATCAAGGCAGACAGTTTCTTGGTTGTGAAATTCAGGCACGGTGTGATTGAGATGCCCACTATAACAATCGATGATTTCATGACTTCTTTCTTGATGAACTGTGTGGCATTCGAGCAATGCCACAATAGTTGCTCTAAGCACATTACGACTTATGCTACATTTTTGGACTGCCTTGTCAACACTTCTAGAGACGTGGAGTACCTTTCTGACCAGAACATAATCGATAATCACTTTGGTAACGAGGCCGAGGTTGCTCGATTCATCAACAATCTGGGCAAGGATGTGGCTTTTGATATTGATATGTGTTATTTGTCGAAGTTGTTCGAGGATGTGCACCACTATTATCGGAATAGTAGGCATGTACAATGGGCGAGCTTTAAGTATACATATTTTGACACCCCATGGTCTTTTATTTCTGCATTGGCTGCCTTTGTGCTCTTAATCCTTACGCTTGCGCAGACTTTCTACACAGTCATAGGTTATGTGAAACCTAATAAGGGCTGA
- the LOC126690978 gene encoding uncharacterized protein LOC126690978 — protein MIVGSTTASDSSRKARKTYLRMVQSIQLMDFVPKMARVDNPIIGFSEENARCLHHPYDDTLFVSIQVGDYNTHRVLVDNGSSTDILYYPAFQQMRIEREQLVSTNAPLVGFGGMKVYSLGAVTLPVTVGDYPQQITKDVTFLVVNCSSTYSAILGRPTLNSWKAVTLTYHLIIKFPTEYGVGETMNIEKQRAVVEHVEGLEEILLDNSRPKRTTRNDTLASPPIHQALMTFLRENQDVFAWSHKDMPGIDHSVMVHKLNVSPSFPPIRQKKRVFTQERDKAIVKEVRKLQEVEFLREVYYPDWLANVVMVKKANGKWRMCVDFMDLNKTKLDEAD, from the exons ATGATTGTAGGGAGCACCACAGCTTCCGATTCGTCCAGAAAGGCACGTAAGACTTACCTAAGGATGGTTCAGAGCATCCAGCTAATGGATTTCGTTCCAAAGATGGCACGGGTTGACAACCCCATAATTGGGTTCTCGGAGGAAAATGCTCGATGTCTCCACCACCCATATGATGATACACTCTTTGTTAGCATACAGGTAGGGGATTACAACACACACCGGGTCCTAGTTGATAATGGAAGCTCTACTGATATCCTTTATTACCCAGCATTCCAACAGATGAGGATTGAGAGAGAACAGCTCGTATCGACCAATGCACCACTTGTAGGGTTTGGAGGAATGAAAGTATACTCCCTTGGTGCGGTCACATTACCCGTGACGGTTGGTGATtaccctcaacaaattactaaGGATGTTACATTCCTTGTCGTCAATTGTTCCTCTACTTACAGTGCCATACTGGGCCGTCCTACCCTCAATTCATGGAAAGCTGTAACTTTGACCTATCACCTGATAATCAAGTTCCCCACCGAGTACGGAGTAGGGGAG ACTATGAACATAGAAAAGCAACGAGCAGTTGTAGAGCATGTTGAGGGATTGGAGGAGATACTTCTCGATAACTCCAGACCAAAGCGAACAACCAGGAACGACACCCTCGCCAGTCCCCCAATCCATCAAGCACTCATGACATTCCTGAGAGAGAACCAGGATGTCTTTGCCTGGAGCCACAAAGACATGCCCGGGATTGACCATTCGGTCATGGTTCACAAGTTGAATGTATCACCCTCTTTTCCCCCTATCCGACAAAAGAAACGAGTGTTCACCCAGGAGCGAGACAAGGCTATTGTGAAAGAAGTTCGCAAATTGCAGGAAGTCGAGTTCTTACGAGAAGTATACTACCCCGACTGGCTGGCCAACGTGGTAATGGTCAAGAAAGCCAATGGaaagtggaggatgtgtgtagacttcatgGATTTAAATAAG ACCAAATTGGACGAGGCTGAttag